Proteins encoded together in one Impatiens glandulifera chromosome 1, dImpGla2.1, whole genome shotgun sequence window:
- the LOC124918803 gene encoding tRNA 2'-phosphotransferase 1-like, whose amino-acid sequence MLGSIRIGGLRFVRSSSSSSCSSSLSSSSLSRFPPTLVVAMDNSTSSSSSKNSSFSGSRSTGGRGRGGRDGGSGGGKDKIDALGRLLTRILRHMAPDLNLNMRSDGYVKVQHLLALDLKTFANLPLTSHSIQDIREAVSKDNKQRFSLLLQDGDLFIRANQGHSVTTVETESLLKPILSPEEIPICVHGTYKKFLDSILEQGLKRMKRLHVHFSCGLPTDGEVVSGMRRDVNVLIFLDVEKALRDGMKLYISDNKVILTEGFEGVVPPNYFQKIQSWPERKPISL is encoded by the exons ATGTTGGGTTCTATAAGAATCGGCGGCTTACGTTTTGTtcgatcatcatcatcatcatcctgttcttcttctttatcttcatcttctctctctagattcCCTCCTACCCTAGTTGTGGCGATGGACAATTCAacaagcagcagcagcagcaagaACTCATCCTTTTCGGGTAGTAGGAG TACTGGAGGTCGAGGAAGAGGAGGCCGTGATGGTGGTTCAGGAGGAGGCAAGGATAAGATCGATGCTCTTGGAAGGCTCTT GACACGAATCCTGCGCCACATGGCTCCTGACTTGAATTTGAACATGAGGAGTGATGGGTATGTCAAAGTTCAACATCTCTTGGCTCTCGATCTAAAAACCTTTGCCAATCTTCCTTTGACATCTCATTCTATTCAAGACATCAGAGag GCTGTCAGTAAAGACAATAAACAAAGGTTTAGCCTTCTCCTACAAGACGGGGACCTTTTCATTCGTGCAAACCAAGGGCATTCTGTAACA ACAGTTGAAACTGAAAGCTTATTGAAGCCAATCCTTTCACCAGAGGAAATTCCAA TTTGTGTACATGGAACCTATAAGAAATTTTTAGATTCAATCTTGGAGCAAGGCCTCAAAAGGATGAAAAGATTACATGTTCACTTCTCTTGTGGTTTGCCAACAGATGGTGAAGTTGTTAGCG GCATGAGAAGGGATGTTAATGTCTTGATCTTCCTTGATGTGGAAAAGGCTTTGAGAG ATGGAATGAAGCTTTACATATCAGACAATAAGGTTATATTGACTGAAGGTTTTGAAGGAGTTGTGCCACCAAACTACTTTCAAAAGATACAATCTTGGCCAGAGAGAAAACCCATCTCTTTGTGA
- the LOC124921326 gene encoding uncharacterized protein LOC124921326, with product MAGNAAKTVARTVVEYQYPWREKLAKYKDELAKGVYGYWELGAWKPLSISARRRAQLRKEVLLAGENWPYDPERKEMKTRRKGHKCDRISAEKRAHTVELMEKMPQMLADYRKRRWEKKMKEEDAKEKL from the coding sequence ATGGCTGGAAATGCAGCAAAAACAGTGGCAAGAACAGTTGTAGAGTACCAATACCCATGGCGCGAAAAGCTAGCCAAATACAAAGATGAGCTGGCTAAAGGCGTTTATGGATATTGGGAGCTCGGGGCATGGAAGCCTTTGAGCATTAGTGCCCGTAGAAGAGCCCAGCTTCGCAAAGAAGTGCTGTTAGCAGGAGAAAACTGGCCATATGATCCAGAGAGAAAGGAGATGAAGACTAGAAGGAAAGGGCATAAATGTGATAGAATATCAGCTGAGAAGAGGGCTCATACAGTTGAATTAATGGAGAAAATGCCTCAAATGTTGGCTGACTATAGGAAGAGAAGGTGggaaaagaagatgaaggagGAAGATGCTAAGGAAAAGCTTTAG
- the LOC124931003 gene encoding small polypeptide DEVIL 6-like, giving the protein MKLGGSRKKGMSSSRKLGRFVRQQRARIYIIRRCIVTLLCWDDS; this is encoded by the exons ATGAAATTGG GAGGATCGAGAAAGAAGGGTATGTCGTCGAGTAGAAAGTTGGGAAGGTTTGTAAGGCAACAAAGAGCAAGAATTTACATTATCAGGAGATGTATAGTCACTCTCCTTTGCTGGGATGActcttaa